One segment of Pseudodesulfovibrio sp. 5S69 DNA contains the following:
- a CDS encoding transferase, with protein sequence MEKLEELFDHIASRVNVNLKPMGIDVRSILQNSVPRERHILYYAFYALTEDHPISFKFKNSNLAGTYFLGKTLVDSSVLYKSNVRGDELKRKGDVVEFNGVKTKLFYDEVIRIINSYLVKTLVHNNSKNPETPEVFRILNSAAMHYSNIHGTTLEGVYLGAFATADLSIMHNCVIGDYAYVQAGDLSRLTVAPGRVWIKSGDLFEFDYLYPEGVIEQYVKLDENGRLTGKFVDYVDEFKEDFVPIYSTARPETEFDVPETAYVSPYAVLKGQCEVGENALIVQRAHVEDSYIGKGSNAQENCYIKNSVYEGDDVTAHGGKVIWTNAGKNVFVGFNSFLHGTQACPITVGRDSIVMPHTIIDPVECIEIPPNSAVWGYVTRQADLKTQSIDLDELSKITDITLGNATFKGDGKAFVDAFRHRIDHIREENGAYFDGSDKTRGHAQKTRDAAFNILQPFQSGPDAGMYPTMTIGD encoded by the coding sequence AACGTCAACCTCAAGCCCATGGGCATCGACGTCCGCTCCATCCTCCAAAACTCCGTGCCGCGTGAACGCCATATCCTCTATTATGCGTTCTACGCCCTGACCGAAGACCATCCCATCAGCTTCAAATTCAAGAACTCCAACCTCGCCGGGACCTACTTCCTGGGCAAGACCCTGGTGGACAGCTCGGTCCTGTACAAGTCCAACGTGCGCGGCGACGAGCTCAAGCGCAAGGGCGACGTGGTCGAATTCAACGGGGTCAAGACCAAGCTCTTCTACGACGAGGTCATCCGGATCATCAATTCCTACCTGGTCAAGACCCTGGTCCACAACAACTCCAAGAACCCGGAGACACCCGAGGTCTTCCGCATCCTCAATTCGGCGGCCATGCACTACTCCAACATCCACGGAACCACGCTCGAAGGCGTCTACCTCGGGGCCTTCGCCACCGCCGACCTGTCCATCATGCACAACTGCGTCATCGGCGACTACGCCTACGTACAGGCGGGCGACCTCTCCCGGCTGACCGTGGCCCCCGGCCGCGTGTGGATCAAGTCCGGCGACCTGTTCGAGTTCGACTACCTCTATCCCGAGGGCGTCATCGAGCAGTACGTCAAGCTGGACGAAAACGGCCGCCTGACCGGCAAGTTCGTAGACTACGTGGACGAGTTCAAGGAAGACTTCGTGCCCATCTACTCCACGGCCCGCCCCGAGACCGAATTCGACGTGCCGGAAACCGCCTATGTCTCCCCCTACGCGGTCCTCAAGGGCCAGTGCGAGGTGGGCGAGAACGCGCTCATCGTGCAGCGCGCCCACGTGGAGGACTCCTACATCGGCAAGGGCTCCAACGCCCAGGAGAACTGCTACATCAAGAATTCCGTGTACGAGGGCGACGACGTGACCGCCCACGGCGGCAAGGTCATCTGGACCAACGCAGGCAAGAACGTCTTCGTGGGCTTCAACTCCTTCCTGCACGGCACCCAGGCCTGCCCCATCACGGTCGGCCGCGACTCCATCGTCATGCCCCACACGATCATCGACCCGGTGGAGTGCATCGAGATCCCCCCCAACTCGGCGGTATGGGGATACGTCACCCGGCAGGCCGACCTCAAGACCCAGTCCATCGACCTGGACGAGTTGTCCAAGATCACGGACATCACCCTGGGCAACGCGACCTTCAAGGGCGACGGCAAAGCTTTCGTCGATGCGTTCAGACACCGCATCGACCATATACGCGAAGAAAACGGCGCATACTTCGACGGGTCGGACAAGACCCGCGGACATGCCCAAAAGACTCGGGACGCAGCCTTCAATATCCTTCAGCCCTTCCAATCGGGCCCGGATGCTGGCATGTACCCGACAATGACCATCGGGGACTAG
- the nhaB gene encoding sodium/proton antiporter NhaB, whose product MPQTLTQAFSKNFLGNAPNWYKMAIMIFLIINPILMLTAGPFIAGWVLIAEFIFTLAMALKCYPLPAGGLLAIEAVIMGMTSPRTVYHEALTNFPVILLLIFMVAGIYFMKDFLQYTFTRILTRVQSKIIISLLFCFAGAFLSAFLDALTVTAVIIAVAYGFYNVYHRFASGKTPTCSHDLCDDVAIKEHERADLKEFRGFLRNLMMHGAVGTALGGVCTLVGEPQNLLIGEVMGWHFVPFFLNVAHVSMPVLVIGLLTCMTVEKFHLFGYGAKLPGNIRSHLLETAIEMESKRGYQGKAQLIVQALIGVWLILALAFHLAEVGIIGLSVIVFLTAFNGFIDEHQLGPAFEEALPFTALLVVFFSIVGVIHDQHLFAPVMHLVLGLEGQAQLAAYYTANGLLSMISDNVFVATVYISETKLHFVQLLAAVPGVTDAGALMDKLTDPLLARTDVIASLPAGIQDQVSKMMTHFDHLAVAINTGTNIPSVATPNGQAAFLFLLTSALAPVIRLSYGRMVVLALPYTITMSITGLAATYFFSW is encoded by the coding sequence ATGCCTCAGACTCTGACCCAGGCCTTTAGCAAAAACTTCCTCGGCAATGCGCCCAACTGGTACAAGATGGCCATCATGATCTTCCTGATCATCAATCCCATCCTCATGCTCACGGCAGGGCCGTTCATCGCGGGCTGGGTCCTCATCGCCGAGTTCATCTTCACCCTGGCCATGGCGCTCAAATGCTACCCGCTGCCTGCGGGCGGCCTGCTGGCCATCGAAGCCGTGATCATGGGCATGACCTCGCCCCGGACCGTCTACCATGAGGCCCTGACCAACTTCCCGGTCATCCTGCTCCTGATCTTCATGGTCGCGGGCATCTACTTCATGAAGGACTTCCTGCAATACACCTTTACCCGCATCCTCACCCGGGTGCAGTCCAAGATCATCATCTCGCTGCTCTTCTGCTTCGCGGGCGCGTTCCTGTCCGCTTTTCTGGACGCCCTGACCGTCACCGCGGTGATCATCGCCGTGGCCTACGGCTTCTACAACGTGTACCACCGCTTCGCCTCGGGCAAGACGCCCACTTGCTCCCACGACCTGTGCGACGACGTCGCCATCAAGGAGCATGAGCGCGCCGACCTCAAGGAATTCCGGGGATTTCTGCGGAATCTGATGATGCACGGCGCAGTCGGCACCGCGCTGGGCGGCGTATGCACCCTGGTGGGCGAGCCCCAGAACCTGCTCATCGGCGAGGTCATGGGCTGGCACTTCGTGCCCTTCTTCCTCAACGTGGCCCACGTCTCCATGCCCGTCCTGGTCATAGGCCTGCTGACCTGCATGACCGTGGAGAAGTTCCACCTCTTCGGCTACGGCGCGAAGCTGCCGGGCAACATCCGCTCCCACCTGCTCGAAACCGCCATCGAGATGGAATCCAAGCGCGGCTACCAGGGCAAGGCCCAGCTCATCGTCCAGGCCCTGATCGGCGTCTGGCTCATCCTCGCCCTGGCCTTTCACCTGGCCGAGGTCGGCATCATCGGCCTGTCCGTCATCGTCTTCCTGACCGCTTTCAACGGCTTCATCGACGAACACCAGCTCGGACCGGCCTTCGAGGAGGCCCTGCCCTTCACCGCCCTGCTCGTCGTCTTCTTCTCCATCGTCGGCGTCATCCACGACCAGCACCTGTTCGCCCCGGTCATGCACCTCGTCCTCGGCCTTGAGGGCCAGGCCCAGCTCGCCGCCTACTACACGGCCAACGGGCTGCTCTCCATGATCTCGGACAACGTCTTCGTGGCCACGGTGTACATCTCCGAGACCAAGCTGCACTTCGTCCAGCTCCTGGCCGCCGTGCCCGGCGTGACCGACGCCGGCGCCCTGATGGACAAGCTGACCGACCCGCTCCTGGCGCGCACCGACGTCATCGCGTCCCTGCCCGCAGGCATCCAGGACCAGGTCTCCAAGATGATGACCCACTTCGACCACCTGGCCGTGGCCATCAACACCGGGACCAACATCCCGTCCGTGGCCACCCCCAATGGACAGGCGGCCTTCCTCTTCCTGCTGACCTCGGCGCTCGCCCCGGTCATCCGCCTGTCTTACGGCCGCATGGTCGTCCTGGCCCTGCCCTACACCATCACCATGTCCATCACCGGCCTGGCCGCCACCTACTTCTTCTCCTGGTAG
- a CDS encoding YrhK family protein, whose product MPHMFANRPRLYNPLRDSEDAEAQFRWATVNAVLYKAGGLVFILGSVLFFPSLQRYSDIGAWTFLAGSLLYLVVTAHDYFEVRRNWRRKDEHTPYDVLERVAASGYLLGTLLFTVGSVLFLNTVDRTAAGAWCFILGSLLFVVGSGINILQILRSDNIVTMQLMNLTAVSFVVGSVLFMVASIPYLWDFQAQADRVHMFRFLAWQYLAGSVLFFMGGVFDYRRACVLVRETLEAIDEED is encoded by the coding sequence ATGCCCCACATGTTCGCCAACCGGCCGAGGCTGTACAATCCCCTCCGAGACAGCGAAGACGCCGAGGCACAATTCAGGTGGGCGACCGTCAACGCCGTGTTGTACAAGGCGGGCGGGCTGGTCTTCATCCTCGGCAGCGTCCTGTTCTTTCCGAGCCTGCAACGGTACTCGGACATCGGGGCCTGGACGTTCCTGGCCGGCTCGCTGCTCTATCTGGTGGTCACGGCCCATGACTACTTCGAGGTCCGGCGCAACTGGCGGCGCAAGGACGAGCACACGCCCTACGACGTGCTGGAGCGCGTGGCCGCGTCAGGCTATCTCCTGGGGACGCTGCTGTTCACGGTCGGCAGCGTCCTCTTTCTCAACACCGTGGACCGAACCGCCGCCGGGGCCTGGTGCTTCATCCTCGGCAGCCTGCTGTTCGTCGTGGGGTCCGGGATCAACATCCTGCAGATACTGCGCTCCGACAACATCGTCACCATGCAGCTCATGAACCTGACCGCGGTAAGCTTCGTGGTGGGATCGGTCCTGTTCATGGTGGCCTCGATCCCCTACCTGTGGGACTTCCAGGCCCAGGCGGACCGAGTCCACATGTTCCGCTTCCTGGCCTGGCAATATCTGGCCGGGAGCGTCCTGTTCTTCATGGGCGGCGTGTTCGACTACCGGCGCGCCTGCGTTCTGGTGCGGGAGACGTTGGAGGCGATCGACGAGGAAGACTAG
- a CDS encoding Dabb family protein produces MVRHIVMWTLKDEAEGQTAAENGAKMKEILEALAGRIEGLRHIEVSADIVAADPECHVILCSEHDDVDALNHYQDHPEHQACVAFVKKVASGRKAVDYVI; encoded by the coding sequence GTGGTCAGACATATCGTCATGTGGACGTTGAAGGATGAAGCCGAAGGCCAGACGGCAGCAGAAAACGGCGCGAAGATGAAGGAAATTTTGGAGGCGCTCGCCGGGCGTATCGAGGGCCTCAGGCATATCGAGGTCAGCGCGGACATCGTGGCCGCCGACCCCGAGTGCCACGTGATTCTGTGTTCGGAGCACGACGATGTGGATGCCCTGAACCACTATCAGGATCACCCCGAGCATCAGGCCTGCGTCGCCTTCGTGAAGAAGGTGGCCTCCGGCCGCAAGGCAGTAGACTACGTAATTTGA
- a CDS encoding hybrid sensor histidine kinase/response regulator encodes MRKILYLTLLLSCLCILPARPVLGAVEKPKKSVLCLNSYHDGYQWSDAIMRGIRSILENSHYKIDLQIEYMDAKRYNYEDVTRMLLRLYKEKFKNEKFDLIMTSDNDAYSFATQYRDILFPGVPLVYCGVNFLNTDDTDSDNATGVIESFDLSKTLDVALRLHPDKRHITVVGDSSTAGAAIKRQVQSQLARYKVPLVAEYWTDMSLKNVLDRVAHLPSDTFLFFIPYYQVIDGRFLTAEEAMQAIYTRSPVPIYTAWEFLAGSGAVGGNMLSGYLHGQRAAEIALEILDGKSADDIPVYRETTGHYIFDYKVMQRLHLDMALLPKDSHIINAPKAFYELSKELFWTIMVSFVLLVLVLIFLILTMLERRKVERKIKDQLAFQETLMDTVPQLVSWKDADGRYLGTNRAFSEFFGLEHGPGIVNRTTYDVIADLDYASWASGADRSVINKGQAFRKERRKLADAEGNPAWIEVTKVPINDRSGQIVGVLSMADNITTELNLEKQLLQSQKMEAIGTLAGGIAHDFNNILTSIINSTELAVGDLDPESMTTRDLERVLKAARRGGRVVKQILAFSRPSTEGFRPTDVGAVIAEAIGLLESSMPRKIEVRSLIKENLSCVHADPTQIHQVVMNLCTNAFHALRRTGGTIEVRLDQAEVSNEDAEILGLHPGEYVRLAVEDNGPGIPQDIVDKIFDPFFTTKDKTEGTGLGLAVVHGIVRSHKGGLRVDPREGGGTTFSIYLPKGDEDLCGDVDLSGVPHNLGAHILFVEDDSDQLQTTPRLLETMGYVVEGQESPLAALRRVNDMPGEFDLVITDYDMPGMSGTQLARRLAVIDRELPVILISGREDAVSAAADLPNIRLVVIKPYDKQDLSRAINTVLSNQKQGE; translated from the coding sequence ATGCGTAAAATACTCTACTTGACCCTGCTGCTTTCCTGCCTCTGCATCCTGCCCGCCAGGCCGGTGCTCGGCGCGGTCGAGAAACCCAAGAAAAGCGTCCTGTGCCTGAACTCCTACCACGACGGCTACCAGTGGTCCGACGCCATCATGCGCGGCATCCGCTCCATCCTGGAAAACAGCCACTACAAGATCGACCTCCAGATCGAATACATGGACGCGAAGCGGTACAACTACGAAGACGTGACCCGCATGCTCCTGCGGTTGTACAAGGAAAAGTTCAAGAACGAGAAGTTCGACCTGATCATGACCTCGGACAACGACGCCTACTCGTTCGCCACCCAGTACCGGGACATCCTCTTTCCCGGCGTCCCCCTGGTGTATTGCGGCGTAAACTTCCTGAATACCGACGACACGGACTCGGACAACGCCACGGGCGTCATCGAGAGCTTCGACCTGTCCAAGACCCTGGACGTGGCCCTGCGCCTGCATCCTGACAAGCGGCACATCACCGTGGTCGGTGACTCCTCCACGGCCGGGGCGGCCATCAAGCGCCAGGTCCAGAGCCAGCTCGCGCGCTACAAGGTCCCCCTGGTCGCCGAATACTGGACCGACATGTCGCTCAAGAACGTCCTCGACCGGGTGGCCCACCTGCCGTCGGACACCTTCCTCTTCTTCATCCCCTACTACCAGGTCATCGACGGCCGTTTCCTGACCGCCGAGGAGGCCATGCAGGCCATCTACACCCGGTCCCCGGTGCCCATCTACACAGCCTGGGAGTTCCTGGCGGGCAGCGGCGCGGTGGGCGGCAACATGCTTTCCGGCTACCTGCACGGCCAGCGGGCCGCCGAGATCGCCCTGGAGATCCTGGACGGCAAGAGTGCGGACGACATCCCCGTGTACCGCGAGACCACCGGGCACTACATCTTCGATTACAAGGTCATGCAGCGGCTCCACCTGGATATGGCCCTGCTGCCCAAGGACAGCCACATCATCAACGCGCCCAAGGCGTTTTACGAGCTCTCCAAGGAACTGTTCTGGACCATCATGGTCAGCTTCGTCCTGCTGGTCCTGGTGCTCATCTTCCTGATCCTGACCATGCTGGAACGGCGCAAGGTGGAGCGCAAGATCAAGGATCAGCTCGCCTTTCAGGAAACCCTCATGGACACGGTCCCGCAACTGGTCTCCTGGAAGGACGCCGACGGACGCTATCTCGGCACCAACCGGGCGTTCTCGGAGTTCTTCGGCCTGGAGCACGGGCCGGGCATCGTCAACCGGACCACGTACGACGTCATCGCGGACCTGGACTACGCCTCCTGGGCCTCGGGTGCCGACCGGTCCGTGATCAACAAGGGCCAGGCCTTCCGCAAGGAGCGCCGCAAACTGGCCGACGCCGAGGGCAATCCGGCCTGGATCGAGGTCACCAAGGTGCCCATCAACGACCGCTCCGGCCAGATCGTGGGCGTGCTCTCCATGGCCGACAACATCACCACCGAGCTGAACCTGGAAAAGCAGTTGCTGCAATCCCAGAAGATGGAGGCCATCGGCACACTGGCCGGCGGCATCGCCCATGATTTCAACAACATCCTGACCAGCATCATCAACTCCACCGAGCTGGCCGTGGGCGACCTGGACCCGGAATCCATGACCACCAGAGATCTGGAGCGGGTCCTCAAGGCCGCCCGGCGCGGCGGCCGGGTGGTCAAGCAGATCCTGGCCTTCAGCCGCCCCTCCACCGAAGGGTTCCGGCCCACGGACGTGGGCGCGGTCATCGCCGAGGCCATCGGGCTCCTGGAATCCTCCATGCCCCGCAAGATCGAGGTCCGCTCGCTCATCAAGGAGAACCTGTCCTGCGTGCACGCGGACCCGACCCAGATTCACCAGGTGGTCATGAACCTGTGCACCAACGCCTTCCACGCCCTGCGCCGCACGGGCGGAACCATCGAGGTCCGCCTGGACCAGGCCGAGGTGTCGAACGAGGACGCCGAGATCCTCGGGCTGCATCCGGGCGAATACGTCCGGCTGGCGGTGGAGGACAACGGGCCGGGCATCCCTCAGGACATCGTGGACAAGATATTCGACCCGTTCTTCACCACCAAGGACAAAACCGAGGGCACCGGGCTCGGGCTGGCGGTCGTCCACGGCATCGTCCGCAGTCACAAGGGCGGCCTGCGGGTGGACCCGCGCGAAGGCGGCGGCACGACCTTCTCCATCTACCTGCCCAAGGGCGACGAGGACCTGTGCGGCGACGTGGACCTCTCCGGGGTGCCGCACAATCTCGGGGCACACATCCTCTTCGTCGAAGACGACAGCGACCAGCTCCAGACCACGCCGCGCCTGCTCGAAACCATGGGGTATGTCGTGGAGGGCCAGGAGAGCCCGCTTGCGGCACTGCGCCGGGTCAACGACATGCCCGGCGAATTCGACCTGGTCATCACCGACTACGACATGCCCGGCATGAGCGGGACCCAACTGGCCAGGCGGCTTGCGGTCATCGATCGCGAGCTGCCCGTGATCCTCATTTCCGGACGCGAGGACGCGGTCTCCGCAGCCGCGGACTTGCCGAACATCCGTCTCGTGGTTATCAAACCCTATGACAAGCAGGATTTGTCCCGAGCCATCAACACGGTGTTGAGCAACCAAAAACAAGGGGAGTGA
- a CDS encoding sigma-54-dependent transcriptional regulator, whose translation MAEILIIDDDLDVCETMESLITRLTHECTSAHTLDSGLRLMHKRAFDVIFLDVRLPDGNGLDILPDIMALPDPPEVIILTGKGDPDGAELAIRGGVWDYLLKPSSIREISLTLGRALKYHEEKRGRDGDRGLELNGVVGDSPIIKVSFNLLSQAARSETNVLITGETGTGKELFASTIHANSKRKSGNFVVVDCAGLTESLLESTLYGHRKGAFTGAQSDRIGLVKLADGGTLFLDEVGEMPLSMQKAFLRVLQERTFRPVGDTREQTSDFRLVAATNRDLDEMVEKGTFRSDLLYRLKTMHIHLPPLRDRPEDIKALCTYRVSQLCRQYGMPTKSFGSDFNPALESYDWPGNVRELFNILERAVVTSGNEKTLYAMHLPRELRIQIAKAQIERMTNAAPEEEPPAPYAQPVQKIGQDIFEDIFEQELPTLRDFKSTAEKVYLGELIRQCDGDLPHILEVSKLSRSHFYGLLKKYGLSL comes from the coding sequence GTGGCGGAGATACTGATCATAGATGACGACCTCGACGTCTGCGAGACCATGGAGAGCCTGATCACCAGGCTGACCCATGAGTGCACCTCCGCTCATACCCTGGACTCCGGGCTGCGGTTGATGCACAAGAGGGCCTTCGACGTGATCTTTCTGGACGTCCGGCTGCCCGACGGCAACGGGCTCGACATCCTGCCCGACATCATGGCCCTCCCCGACCCGCCCGAGGTCATTATCCTGACCGGCAAGGGCGACCCGGACGGCGCGGAGTTGGCCATCCGCGGCGGGGTCTGGGACTACCTGCTCAAGCCGTCCAGCATTCGCGAAATCTCCCTGACCCTGGGCCGGGCGCTCAAGTATCACGAGGAGAAGCGCGGCCGGGACGGCGACCGCGGCCTGGAACTGAACGGCGTGGTCGGCGACAGCCCGATCATCAAAGTCAGCTTCAACCTCCTGTCCCAGGCGGCCCGGTCCGAGACCAACGTGCTCATCACCGGCGAGACCGGCACGGGCAAGGAGCTGTTCGCCTCCACCATCCACGCCAATTCCAAGCGCAAGTCCGGCAACTTCGTGGTCGTGGACTGCGCCGGGCTGACCGAATCCCTGCTGGAGTCCACCCTGTACGGCCACCGCAAGGGGGCCTTCACCGGGGCCCAGAGCGACCGCATCGGGCTGGTCAAGCTGGCCGACGGCGGAACCCTGTTCCTGGATGAGGTGGGCGAGATGCCGCTGTCCATGCAGAAGGCCTTTTTGCGCGTCCTGCAGGAACGGACCTTCCGGCCGGTGGGTGACACCCGCGAGCAGACCAGCGACTTCCGGCTGGTGGCCGCCACCAACCGGGACCTGGACGAAATGGTCGAAAAGGGAACATTCCGGTCGGACCTGCTGTATCGTCTCAAGACAATGCACATCCACCTGCCGCCGCTCAGGGACCGCCCCGAGGACATCAAGGCCCTGTGCACCTACCGGGTCAGCCAACTCTGCCGTCAGTACGGCATGCCGACCAAATCCTTCGGCTCGGACTTCAACCCGGCCCTGGAGAGCTACGACTGGCCCGGCAACGTGCGCGAGCTGTTCAACATCCTGGAACGGGCCGTGGTCACCTCGGGCAACGAGAAAACCCTCTACGCCATGCACCTGCCGCGCGAACTGCGCATCCAGATCGCCAAGGCCCAGATCGAACGCATGACCAATGCGGCGCCCGAAGAGGAGCCCCCCGCGCCCTACGCGCAGCCTGTCCAAAAAATCGGACAGGACATCTTCGAGGACATCTTCGAGCAGGAGCTGCCCACCCTGCGGGACTTCAAGAGCACCGCCGAGAAGGTCTACCTGGGCGAACTCATCCGCCAGTGCGACGGCGACCTTCCCCACATTCTCGAGGTCTCCAAGCTCTCCCGTTCCCACTTCTACGGCCTGCTCAAGAAGTACGGCCTGTCCCTCTAG
- a CDS encoding DNA-3-methyladenine glycosylase I — protein sequence MADFDSYCDFCAVRDKDDVDRVYHDTRYGFPITDDTELFALLVMEINQAGLSWRTILNKEQNFRSAYDGFDIPTVAAYGESDRARLLDDAGIIRNRLKVNAAIHNANAILDLQREHGSFKNWLDAHHPLDKADWVKLFKKRFKFVGGEIVGEFLMSSGYLKGAHVESCPVHEKILKAGPAWAGATAR from the coding sequence ATGGCCGACTTCGATTCCTATTGCGACTTCTGCGCCGTCCGCGACAAGGACGACGTGGACCGCGTCTACCACGACACCCGGTACGGGTTTCCCATCACCGACGACACCGAGCTCTTCGCCCTGTTGGTCATGGAGATCAACCAGGCCGGGCTGAGCTGGCGGACGATCCTCAACAAGGAACAAAATTTCCGCAGCGCGTACGACGGGTTCGATATCCCCACCGTGGCCGCGTACGGCGAATCGGACCGCGCCCGGCTCCTGGACGACGCGGGGATCATCCGAAACCGCCTCAAGGTCAACGCCGCCATCCACAACGCGAACGCCATCCTCGACCTGCAACGGGAGCACGGCTCGTTCAAGAACTGGTTGGACGCCCACCATCCCCTGGACAAGGCGGACTGGGTCAAGCTTTTCAAAAAGCGCTTCAAATTCGTGGGCGGTGAAATCGTGGGCGAATTTCTCATGAGTTCCGGCTACCTGAAAGGAGCGCACGTGGAGTCCTGTCCGGTCCACGAAAAGATCCTCAAGGCCGGACCGGCCTGGGCCGGAGCCACCGCACGGTGA